CGGGAGGATTGGTGTATGTCTATTTTGTGTATGGACTTCACAACATGCTGAATGTGGTAACAGAAGGGGAAGAAAAAGGGTGTGCCGTACTGATCAGGGGGGTGATTCCTGAAGAAGGAACAGAAACAATGATAATGAACCGGGGTGGCAAAATGCCCTTAACCGATGGACCGGCCCGCCTGACACAGGCTTTTCAGATAACCCGTAAACACAATGGCCTGGATCTGGTGACATCTCAGGACATGTTTATCACACCGGGATACCGGGAAGCATCATCTGCCGTGATCCGTACACCCCGTATCGGCATTGATTATGCTGCAGAAAAAGATAAGAAAGCTCTTCTCAGGTTTGTGCTGAGGACCGGGTCAGATTAAGCATCAACAAAATCATCAATTTTTTGGCTTCATCCTTTTTACAATAGATCCACCACAAGCGGGACAGTTGAAAAATTTCCCGGGCTCCGCCCTTATGTTGAAGTAAACGCCCATGCATATAAAACAGGACATCACAGGGCATTCGTTTTGACAGGGGAATTCCGGTTTTTCTAATTGCTTTTTGATCATGAGTAAGCATTTGACGGCAATGATGGGGGGAAATCCCCGCCTGTTGAAGAAGCCACAAGACAAAGGCAGCTTCCGGCAACTCCGGTTCATAGAGAGAAGTCAGATCTTCCGTATACCTACATTCGGTTTTTGCAATCAGTTCCGGTGTAGAACAAAGAAGGGATGCCTTCAGACTCAGCCAGGCCAAGCGGTTCATTTGATATTCCGGGTTGAACAAGAGCTTTTTGTATGCATCCTCAGAGGCGGACTCAATCGATTTTTTTTTACGTTTTTTAAACAGATAGCGGAGTCTTGTATCCCGGTTTGCAAGCAAAGGAAAAATATGAGCCGGATTATTCCGGACAGCCCGGATAAATTCACCGGGTTGATCGGGCAGAACCATTGGATTTATGGGGGTCATGATCCGTTGAATAAGCGAAAAATATCATTCACCAGCACCAGGGCAATGAGGGTAAAGAGGATCGCCATACCTGCCTGCTGGATACGGATTTTCGTCTTCAGACGCAGCTCGCGCCGAAGAATACTCTCTGTCACGGCTACCACGATATGCCCGCCGTCCAGGGCCGGAATAGGCAGAATATTGATCAAGGCCAGATTGACACTGATGATGGCAATAAAACCAAACAGGGCACCTGCTCCGGTTTTTGCAGACTCTCCTGCAAGCTGGGCAATCATGATGGGGCCACCGATATTCTTCAGACTCTCCTTGCCGGTAATCACCATTCCCAGGGATTTAACGGTAAGATTCAGCCAGTATCCTGTATTCCGGAATCCATATTTCACACTTTCAAACACACCGGCCTGCCGGATGCTATAGTCTGCACTTACCCCGATCATACCCACGGTTTTGATGTCCCCATCCACAACGGATTGCTGTGGAACAGGTGTAAGAATCACCTGTAGAATTTCATGATCCCGGCTCAACTCGATTTGGGTTTCTTGATCTGCAAGGGTTTGAATCTCTACCGTCATTTCCTCCCATGTATCTACCGGATGTCCATTGATACTTAAAATCCGGTCACCTTTCTGAAGTCCTGCCGATTCAGCAGGCATTCCGCTCACCACTTCGCCAATCACCGGTTCTTCGGCAGGAACGGCAATTCCATTCTGAAAGGTCAATACGGAGAAAATGATGACGGCCAGGAAAAGATTCATGATTACACCGGCCGAAGAAACCAGGACTTTCACCCAGCCCGGTTTAGCTCTGTATTCCCAGGGTTGAGGCTCCGTCTCGGTCCAGCTTTCATCCAGGCTTTCATCAATCATTCCCGACAGTTTGACATATCCCCCCAGGGGTATCCAGGAAAGGCAATATTCCGTTTCCCCCCATTTTTTACAGACAATTTTAGGGGGAAATCCCAGGGAAAAGGTTTCCACGCGGATACCTGTGGCTTTTGCCGCCAAAAAATGGCCGAATTCATGGACAAAGACGAGAATGCCTAAAACAATGATCGTGGCGATGATATATATCATTGGGGGAGAACTCCTTTTTTCAATGAGAGGGATTTTACAAATTCAGTTACATCTTTTTCAAGGGATATAAGCTTTTCAAGGGTTTCATCCGTTTCCGCCGGGAAATGCTCCAGCGCTTTTTCAATCAGGGGGATGATGCCTGTAAAAGGGATTTCTTCATTCAAGAAGCGGTACACCGCCTGTTCATTGGCCACATTGAGGATAGCCGGAGCCGTACCACCGGTTCTGAGGGCGTCCAATGCAAGGGAAATAGCCGGAAAACGGGTATCATCCGGCTTTTCAAAGGTCAGGGTTCCGATTTCTGCAAGATCCAGGGATTCCCAGTCTGACGGAAGGCGATCCGGCCAGGAAAGGGCAAACTGAATGGGAATCTTCATATCCGGAACCCCCAACTGGGCTTTTACGGAGCCATCTACAAAACGAACCAGGCTGTGAATAATGGATTGGGGATGGATCAGGACCTCGATATGGTCCGGTGGAAGATGAAAAAGATGATAGGCTTCAATAATTTCGAGTCCTTTATTCATCATTGTTGCAGAATCGATGGTAATTTTTGCCCCCATGGACCAATTGGGATGTTTTAAAGCTTCAGGTATGGTTATGGATCCAAATGTATGAGGGTCTCGTTCCCGAAAGGGTCCGCCGGAACCGGTCAGAATCAAATCCTTTACGTTTTTTTCTTTTTCTCCCAGCAGGCATTGCCAGATAGCCGAATGTTCACTATCCACCGGCAATATCCGGGCATGATGGCGTTGAGCCAGTTCATTGATCAAATTCCCGGCCATTACCAGGCTTTCCTTGTTGCTTAAGGCAAGATCCTTTCCGGACCGGACGGTTTCTACAGAGGCTTCCATCCCCCTGCTGCCCACGATGGCATTGAGGATGATATCGCAGTCCGATTCACGGCATACCCGGGCAATGGCATGGCTGCCGGCAAGAATCCGGACCGGTTCTCCTTTGAGGAGAGACCGGAGGTCTTTTTCCCTGGATTCATCGGCGATCACCACCACTTCCGGTTTAAAAATCCGGGCCTGTGCTGCCAGTTTTTCCACCTGTCTGTTTGCTGTTAGAAAAACCACAAGAAAGTCCCGGGAATTTTTTTCGATGACTTTCAGGGCGTTGGTGCCAATACTGCCTGTTGAACCGGTGATTCCAATTTTTTTCATAAGTTAATACTCCGGCTGAAAGCGGTTCCAAAAGAGCGGATACTTCCACGAACCGACAGTTCCCAGCCCTTCCACATCATCGTGAGAGAAGAAGATAGATAAAAATGTTCTGCCTTGAAGTTCCCCATGGCATTCCGGACGGTTCCATTTTCATAATTCAGAGAAACGAAGAGGCCGGTCTGAAGGGATAAAAACCATGTGAGCCCTCCGGCTGTCAGGGTTGTTGTCCTGTTCTTCCAGTCTGGATGATCCCCGTGCATGGCAGCTGCCTGAACGATCCACACGCCATTCCGTTTAGACATTTCCCGCTGTACACACAAGCCATACGATGTGGCATACCAGGGATCGGCATGAGTCAACCCGGCACTTCCACCGATAAAAAACGAGTACTCCTGTGTCAGCCGGGTCCGGACAGACAGGGAAGGAATCAGGTCATAATCCGGGTTGACCCGAAGCATCTGAATGTAAAGAGCGGATACCGAATATCCAGGGACAGGTATAATACCCGATGCTTTCTGTAAAAAGTGACCGGCTTTATCCTTCGTGTCCACCTGATCGGGAGAAAGACCCGAAAAAAGGGGAATGGCCAAAAACAATAAAAGCACAAATACTTTAAAAAAATGCCGTTTCATGGACAATCCCTGTATCAGATGAGTCCCCTTTTGGAAGCTTTGATAAATTCAATGGCATGTTGCATTTCGGGGATCAGTTCAAGCTGTGTTTCAATATATTTCAGGGCATCGGAAATGTTGTAATCGGAACGGTACAGTATCTGGTAAAATTCTTTCAGTTTTTTCAGTACCTCCGCTGAGAAACCTCGGCGAGTGAGTCCCACCTGATTTAAACCGGCATAGCGGGCAGGCATCCCGGCCGCCAGAATATATGGAGGCACATCCTTACTGATCCGCATATAGCCGCCTACAAAAGCATGGGCGCCGATTTGCACAAACTGGTGGACTCCCGTCATGCCGCCGATAATCACAAAATCCTCTACGGTCACATGTCCGGCCAGCTGTGTGGCATTTGAAAAAATGCAGTTGTTTCCGATTTTACAGTCATGGGCTACATGGACATAAGCCATGATCATACAATCATCACCCACCACAGTTCTCATCCGGTCTTCCGTTCCCTTATGGATGGTGGCATATTCCCGGATAATGGTCCTGTCCCCGATGATTGTTTCGGTTCTTTCACCTTTGTACTTCAAGTCCTGTGAAATTTCACTGATGATGGCTCCGGGAAAAATCTGGCACTGCCGTCCGATCCGGGCACCGGGACGGATAATCGCATGTTCGGCAATACAGGTTTCATCGCCAATGACCACATCCTCATCAATAATCGCGTACGGGCCAACC
This window of the Candidatus Neomarinimicrobiota bacterium genome carries:
- a CDS encoding DNA-3-methyladenine glycosylase, giving the protein MMMHVHLHHRLPRDFYLQTTERVAEVLLGCLLVRVLADGRILSGRISETEAYTGEWDTACHTSSGKTARNRVMYGPGGLVYVYFVYGLHNMLNVVTEGEEKGCAVLIRGVIPEEGTETMIMNRGGKMPLTDGPARLTQAFQITRKHNGLDLVTSQDMFITPGYREASSAVIRTPRIGIDYAAEKDKKALLRFVLRTGSD
- the rseP gene encoding RIP metalloprotease RseP, with translation MIYIIATIIVLGILVFVHEFGHFLAAKATGIRVETFSLGFPPKIVCKKWGETEYCLSWIPLGGYVKLSGMIDESLDESWTETEPQPWEYRAKPGWVKVLVSSAGVIMNLFLAVIIFSVLTFQNGIAVPAEEPVIGEVVSGMPAESAGLQKGDRILSINGHPVDTWEEMTVEIQTLADQETQIELSRDHEILQVILTPVPQQSVVDGDIKTVGMIGVSADYSIRQAGVFESVKYGFRNTGYWLNLTVKSLGMVITGKESLKNIGGPIMIAQLAGESAKTGAGALFGFIAIISVNLALINILPIPALDGGHIVVAVTESILRRELRLKTKIRIQQAGMAILFTLIALVLVNDIFRLFNGS
- a CDS encoding 1-deoxy-D-xylulose-5-phosphate reductoisomerase; this encodes MKKIGITGSTGSIGTNALKVIEKNSRDFLVVFLTANRQVEKLAAQARIFKPEVVVIADESREKDLRSLLKGEPVRILAGSHAIARVCRESDCDIILNAIVGSRGMEASVETVRSGKDLALSNKESLVMAGNLINELAQRHHARILPVDSEHSAIWQCLLGEKEKNVKDLILTGSGGPFRERDPHTFGSITIPEALKHPNWSMGAKITIDSATMMNKGLEIIEAYHLFHLPPDHIEVLIHPQSIIHSLVRFVDGSVKAQLGVPDMKIPIQFALSWPDRLPSDWESLDLAEIGTLTFEKPDDTRFPAISLALDALRTGGTAPAILNVANEQAVYRFLNEEIPFTGIIPLIEKALEHFPAETDETLEKLISLEKDVTEFVKSLSLKKGVLPQ
- the lpxA gene encoding acyl-ACP--UDP-N-acetylglucosamine O-acyltransferase, producing MSLIHQTAIVSPKAELGNQVQVGPYAIIDEDVVIGDETCIAEHAIIRPGARIGRQCQIFPGAIISEISQDLKYKGERTETIIGDRTIIREYATIHKGTEDRMRTVVGDDCMIMAYVHVAHDCKIGNNCIFSNATQLAGHVTVEDFVIIGGMTGVHQFVQIGAHAFVGGYMRISKDVPPYILAAGMPARYAGLNQVGLTRRGFSAEVLKKLKEFYQILYRSDYNISDALKYIETQLELIPEMQHAIEFIKASKRGLI